The window TCGCCGGGGCTCGCCGTCGCCCCGCGGGTCGAGCGCCCGGCCCAGCGCCTCCGCTCGATCGTCGGATGGCCGCAGACCCTCGACCTCCTCCAGAGCCTTCCCGAGGTCCGGGCTGCTTCGCCCACCGTCGCGGGTGCGGCGTTCGCACTCCGGGGCCTCGCGAACCGCTCGGTCGCCCTGCGCGGCATCGAGCCGTCGAGCTTCCGACGGATCATCGACATGGGGCCCCGGATGACGGCGGGGGAATTCCGGGTCGACGCGACGAATGCCGTCCTCGGCGTCGAGCTCGCCGCAGACCTCGGGGTCACGGTCGGCGACAAGGTGCGTCTCGCGACCCCCGCCGGCCGCTCCGACACCTTTCTCGTCGCGGGCATCTTCGACGTCGGAAACAAGGACCTGAACGAACGCTGGGTTTTCGTGTCCCTACGGGCCGCCCAGACGCTCCTCGACCTCGCGGGCGGCATCTCCACCATCGAGCTGAAGGTCGACGAGATCTTCGCCGCCGAACGGGTCGCTGAGGAGATCGTCGCCCGGACCGGCCTTCAGGCCGACAGCTGGATGAAGCTGAACCGGCAGCTCCTCACCGGCCTGAGGTCCCAGAGCGCCTCGAGCTGGATGATCCAGTTCTTCGTCGTCGTGGCGGTCGCCCTCGGCATCGCGAGCGTCCTCGTCGTCTCGGTCGTGCAGAAGTCCCGCGAGATCGGGATCCTGAAGGCGATGGGGACGCGGACGGCCCAGGTCGTGCGGATCTTCCTCGTCCAGGGAACGATCCTCGGGCTCGCCGGCTCGGTCCTCGGATCGGCCCTCGGCGCGGGCCTCTCCTTCTTCTTCGCCTCGCTCGCGAAGAACCCCGACGGCACCGCCACCTTCCCGGTGAACCTGTCACCCGGCCTCTTCCTCGCGGCCGCCGCCATCGCCACGTTCACGGGCCTCCTGGCGGCCGTCGCGCCGGCCGAGCGGGCGGCGTCGCTCGACCCCGCGGACGTGATCCGCTATGGCTGATCCGCTCGTCGTCCTCGAGGGCGTCACGAAGTCCTTCGGCACGGAGATCGTCACCCAGGTCCTCCACGGTATCGACCTCGACATCCAGCCCGCCGAGTTCACGGCCCTCGCCGGTCCATCCGGGTCCGGCAAGAGCACCCTCCTGAATCTCCTCGGCCTCCTCGACCGGCCCACCTCCGGCCGGATCCTCCTCGCGGGCCGGGACACCGGCGGCCTGTCGGACGACGAGAGGAGCGCCGTGAGGGGGCGGAGCCTCGGCTTCGTCTTCCAGTTCCACCACCTCCTTCCCGAGTTCACCGCGCTCGAGAACGTGATGATGCCGATGCTCGCGGCGAAGGGGCGCGAGGAGAAGGGAATGCGAGAGCGGGCCTTCTCGCTCCTCGACGAGATCGGTTTGGCCGACCGCGCCTCCTACCGCGCCACGAAGCTCTCGGGCGGCCAGCAGCAGCGCGTCGCCGTGGCGAGGGCGCTCGTCCTCGAGCCGCCTCTCGTCCTGGCGGACGAGCCGACAGGGAACCTCGACACCGAATCGGGGGTGCAGGTCTTCGAGCTCCTGCGGAGGGTCTCTGCCGAACACCGGACGGCGTTCCTCGTCGTCACGCACGACGAGCGGATCGCCGCCCGCTGCGACCGGATTCTCACGATGGTGGACGGGAGAATCCGCTCGGACGAGCGCAACGCGAGGACCTGAAGGTCGAGTGCCGCCCGGCACCGCCGGGCGGCACTCCCTCCAGGCGACCCACGTCGCCTCAGAGGTACCGAAGCTCGATCGCCTTCCGCTCCAGCTCCGCGCGGAAATCGGGGTGGGCCACGTCGATGAGGGCCTTCGCCCTCTGGCGGATCGTCCTTCCGTAGAGGTTCGCCACGCCGTACTCGGTGACGACGTAGTGGACGTCGTATCGGGGCGTCACGACGCCGGCGCCCGGCTTGAGCATCGAGACGATGCGCGTGAAACGCGTCCCGTCCTTCCCGTCGCCGCTCGAAGGCAGACCGATGATCGGCTTGCCGCCGCGGGAGCGCGCTGCGCCGCGGATGAAGTCGAGCTGCCCGCCGACGCCCGAGTAGAGGCGCGGGCCGATCGAGTCGGCGCAGACCTGCCCCGTGAGGTCGACCTCGATCGCCGAGTTGATCGCCACCATCTTGTCGTTCTGCCGAATGATGTACGGGTCGTTGACGTACTCGGTCGGACGCATCTCGACGACCGGGTTGTTGTCGACGAAGTCGTAGAGCTTCTTCGAGCCGATGAGGAACCCGGCGACCATCTTCCCCTTGTCGATCGTCTTCTTCTCTCCCGTGACGACGCCCTTCTCGTAGAGCTCGATGACCCCGTCCGAGAACATCTCCGTGTGGATGCCGAGGTCCTTCTTGTCTTTCAGGTAGTAGAGGACGCCGTCGGGAATCGCGCCGATCCCCATCTGCATCGTCGAGCCGTCCTCGATCAGGCCGGCCACGTGCCGGCCGATCTGCATCGACAGGTCCGATGGAGTTCCCATCGTCGCCGTGAAGATCGGGTAGTCGACCGGGACGATCTTGTGGATCCGGCTGATGTGGATGAAGGCGTCGCCGAGCGTCCGCGGCATCTGCGGGTTCAGCTCCGCGATGACGAGCTTGGCGGACTGAGCGGCGGACCGGTTCGTCGAGACCTCGACGCCGAAGGAGCAGAAGCCGTGCTCGTCGGGCGGCGTGACGTGGATGAAAGCGACGTCGAGCGGGAGGATTCCCTCCGTGAAGAGACCGGGGACCTCGGAGAGACGGATGGGCGTGAAGTCCGCGCGACCTTCGTTGACGGCGGCGCGGACACCCTCGCCGATGAAGAGCGTATTGACCCGTATGTGCCCGGCGAACTCCGGGTCGGCGTAGGGCGTCTTCCCGAGCGTCAGGATGTGGCACACCTCGACGTCCGTGAGAAGCGGAGCCCGCTCGATCAGGGCCTTCATGAGGACCTGAGGTACCGAGCAGTTCCCCGTCAGATAGACGCGATCGCCCGACTTGACGGCCTGGACGGCCTCTTCGGCGCTGACGATTCGGTTGTGGTACGTGTGGAGCCAGCTCATCGTGGTTCGTTCGCTTCCTGTCTTCAGATGACCGGACGGGTGTAGGAAACCCGCCTGAAGTTCCGGAGCTCGCCCGCGTGGGTCACGACCCCGTGAGCGAGGGCCGGGTCTGCCGCGGCAGCCTCCTCCAGGCCCTGCACGACGACCCTCTCGATCCAGGGCGCCGCCGCGTTGAGGAAGGCGTGCGTCGAGGTCCGGGCGACGACGCCGCCGAGATTCGGGATGCAGCAGTGGACGACGCCGCTCTCGACGTAGGTCGGCGACTCGTGGGTCGTCGGCCGGGAGGTCTCGGCGCAGCCCCCCTGGTCGATGGAGAGGTCGAGGAAGAGGGCGCCCGGCTTCATCTTCCGAAGCATCGCCCGCGTCAGGATGACGGGCGCCCGCTCGCCCGGGACCATGACCGCACCGACGACGACGTCGGCGTACTCCGCAGCCCGCGCGACGTGGAACGGGTGTGCGACGACGGTGTTGAGCTTGCCGAAAAGCAGCTCGTCGATCCTCTGGAGGCGCGCAAGGTCGCTGTCGAGGACGGTGACGTGCGCTCCCATTCCCAGGAATGCCCGCGCCGCGGCTTCGCCGGCCACACCGGCGCCAACGACCACGACCTCCGTCGGCGGGACACCTGCGACGCCTCCGATCAGGCGGCCGTGCCCCCCGGCGTCGTTCTGGAGCAGGCGGGCGGCGACCTGCGCGGCCATCCGGCCGCCGATCTGGCTGAGAGGCTTGAGGACGGGGAGGGTGCCGTCGGCGAGCTGGATCTGCTCGTAGGCGATCGCGGAGACGCGTTTCTCGAGGAGGACGTCGACCTTCCCGGGGTGCGCCGCCGAGAGGTAGAGGTACCCCATCAGCGCCTTGCCGGGCTGGAGCCATTCGAGCTCCCGCATCGTGGGGCGGCTCACCTTCAGGACGAGGTCCGCCCGGCGCCACGCTTCCTCGGCGGTGTGGACGATCGTCGCTCCCGCCTGGCGGTACTGCTCGTCGGTGAACCCTGCGCCGTTGCCGGCGCCCGCCTCGACGAAGCAGGGGTGCCCGGCCCCCCGGAGCATCCGCACCCCGACGGGCGAGATCCCCACCCGGAACTCGTCGGGGCGGCACTCCTTCGGAATGCCGATGTTCATCGTGCGCTCCATCACTTCAGACCGGCCAGCTTCGCCCGGTCGACCGAGCTCCACACCTCGCGGACGAGCTCGGGAGTGATGGCCGAACCTTCGATCTCGACGAAGAAGCGCTTTCCGACGACGACGTTCAGCTCGGCGTCACCGCCGTCCTTCCTCCACTTCTCGACTCCGGGGTTGCCGTCGAGCGTGACACCCTTCTCGTACCCTTCGGTCGACTCGCGGGCGAACTGCGCGGCCATCGTGATGACGGTGTAGAGCGGCGCGTTGAAGGCCCCGTCGGTGAT is drawn from Holophagales bacterium and contains these coding sequences:
- a CDS encoding ABC transporter permease; the encoded protein is MPFEVLVALRFLREGRIQTILILSGIGVGVAVIVFLSALIGGLQDSLIERTLGTQAHVVVRAPEDVVRPVTQASPGLAVAPRVERPAQRLRSIVGWPQTLDLLQSLPEVRAASPTVAGAAFALRGLANRSVALRGIEPSSFRRIIDMGPRMTAGEFRVDATNAVLGVELAADLGVTVGDKVRLATPAGRSDTFLVAGIFDVGNKDLNERWVFVSLRAAQTLLDLAGGISTIELKVDEIFAAERVAEEIVARTGLQADSWMKLNRQLLTGLRSQSASSWMIQFFVVVAVALGIASVLVVSVVQKSREIGILKAMGTRTAQVVRIFLVQGTILGLAGSVLGSALGAGLSFFFASLAKNPDGTATFPVNLSPGLFLAAAAIATFTGLLAAVAPAERAASLDPADVIRYG
- a CDS encoding ABC transporter ATP-binding protein, translated to MADPLVVLEGVTKSFGTEIVTQVLHGIDLDIQPAEFTALAGPSGSGKSTLLNLLGLLDRPTSGRILLAGRDTGGLSDDERSAVRGRSLGFVFQFHHLLPEFTALENVMMPMLAAKGREEKGMRERAFSLLDEIGLADRASYRATKLSGGQQQRVAVARALVLEPPLVLADEPTGNLDTESGVQVFELLRRVSAEHRTAFLVVTHDERIAARCDRILTMVDGRIRSDERNART
- a CDS encoding acetyl-CoA hydrolase/transferase family protein produces the protein MSWLHTYHNRIVSAEEAVQAVKSGDRVYLTGNCSVPQVLMKALIERAPLLTDVEVCHILTLGKTPYADPEFAGHIRVNTLFIGEGVRAAVNEGRADFTPIRLSEVPGLFTEGILPLDVAFIHVTPPDEHGFCSFGVEVSTNRSAAQSAKLVIAELNPQMPRTLGDAFIHISRIHKIVPVDYPIFTATMGTPSDLSMQIGRHVAGLIEDGSTMQMGIGAIPDGVLYYLKDKKDLGIHTEMFSDGVIELYEKGVVTGEKKTIDKGKMVAGFLIGSKKLYDFVDNNPVVEMRPTEYVNDPYIIRQNDKMVAINSAIEVDLTGQVCADSIGPRLYSGVGGQLDFIRGAARSRGGKPIIGLPSSGDGKDGTRFTRIVSMLKPGAGVVTPRYDVHYVVTEYGVANLYGRTIRQRAKALIDVAHPDFRAELERKAIELRYL
- a CDS encoding alanine dehydrogenase, which codes for MERTMNIGIPKECRPDEFRVGISPVGVRMLRGAGHPCFVEAGAGNGAGFTDEQYRQAGATIVHTAEEAWRRADLVLKVSRPTMRELEWLQPGKALMGYLYLSAAHPGKVDVLLEKRVSAIAYEQIQLADGTLPVLKPLSQIGGRMAAQVAARLLQNDAGGHGRLIGGVAGVPPTEVVVVGAGVAGEAAARAFLGMGAHVTVLDSDLARLQRIDELLFGKLNTVVAHPFHVARAAEYADVVVGAVMVPGERAPVILTRAMLRKMKPGALFLDLSIDQGGCAETSRPTTHESPTYVESGVVHCCIPNLGGVVARTSTHAFLNAAAPWIERVVVQGLEEAAAADPALAHGVVTHAGELRNFRRVSYTRPVI